The following proteins are co-located in the Barnesiella propionica genome:
- a CDS encoding DUF3945 domain-containing protein, producing the protein MANRMTPPAEGQEKDVLLVLDKQQGKVSAVKGIDKEGNLQTVPPTHGGEFMQVDKNSDVFSNFISNFYRKYQDTSGLELFSVKASEAERDAKAIEENHRNPTPEGDKRAEMLRVPKPDFHEFKQGYRFDPAKIDWENLKKVGITADTLKNTKDFDRVMRGYKSRNTYTVSGTVGGFYLKPTDVKLSFYQAKDGTVVPKLHGVQQDEKLLQRPFHEHGFTKQEQGNLQGTGNLGGIAEIKDPKSGEQIPVFVSRDRYTHELEYMRADKWKCPDTICNVQVSPEQKAAFEAGQAVKMENLQFRDGTKRSAYLQVSAVERGLEFLPRAAVQFLQQGQQPAEQQVAGLKDGKGVEFNGHVQPGAQGKSHDKVQPKDVTPAAENRTQVAVNSGGKTNEATKQGKEPLKQGQDKPTPKQKEKQEKAQDKSLKADKPKKSRGMKM; encoded by the coding sequence ATGGCAAACAGAATGACCCCGCCCGCAGAGGGGCAGGAAAAAGACGTGCTGCTGGTCTTGGATAAACAGCAGGGAAAGGTGAGTGCCGTTAAGGGTATTGACAAGGAGGGCAATTTGCAGACCGTGCCGCCGACACACGGTGGCGAGTTCATGCAGGTGGACAAGAACAGCGATGTGTTCAGCAACTTCATTTCCAACTTCTACCGCAAGTATCAGGACACTTCCGGGCTGGAACTGTTCAGCGTCAAGGCTTCCGAAGCGGAGCGGGACGCAAAGGCAATCGAGGAAAACCACCGCAACCCTACACCGGAGGGCGACAAGCGGGCTGAAATGCTTCGAGTTCCGAAGCCCGACTTCCACGAGTTCAAGCAGGGTTACCGCTTCGACCCGGCAAAAATCGACTGGGAGAACCTGAAAAAAGTCGGCATCACCGCCGACACCCTGAAAAACACGAAGGACTTCGACCGGGTGATGCGTGGCTACAAGTCCCGAAATACCTACACCGTTTCGGGGACGGTGGGCGGCTTCTACCTCAAACCTACCGATGTCAAGCTCTCTTTCTATCAGGCAAAGGACGGCACGGTAGTACCCAAGCTGCACGGCGTGCAGCAGGACGAGAAACTGTTGCAACGCCCGTTCCATGAACACGGGTTCACCAAGCAGGAACAGGGCAACTTGCAAGGCACTGGCAACTTGGGCGGCATCGCTGAAATCAAAGACCCGAAAAGCGGCGAGCAAATCCCCGTGTTTGTCAGCCGGGACAGGTACACGCACGAACTGGAATACATGCGGGCTGACAAATGGAAATGCCCCGATACAATCTGTAACGTGCAAGTCAGCCCGGAACAGAAAGCCGCCTTTGAAGCCGGGCAAGCGGTGAAAATGGAAAACCTGCAATTCAGGGACGGCACGAAGCGCAGTGCCTATTTGCAGGTCAGTGCGGTGGAGCGTGGCTTGGAGTTCCTGCCCCGTGCCGCCGTCCAGTTCTTGCAGCAGGGGCAGCAGCCCGCAGAACAGCAGGTAGCCGGGCTAAAGGACGGCAAGGGCGTTGAGTTCAACGGTCATGTACAGCCCGGCGCACAGGGCAAATCCCACGACAAGGTGCAGCCGAAAGACGTTACCCCCGCCGCCGAGAACCGGACGCAGGTAGCGGTCAATTCCGGGGGCAAGACCAACGAAGCCACCAAGCAGGGCAAAGAGCCGTTGAAACAGGGTCAGGACAAGCCCACCCCCAAGCAGAAAGAGAAGCAGGAGAAAGCGCAGGACAAGAGCCTGAAAGCTGACAAGCCCAAGAAGTCCAGAGGAATGAAAATGTAA
- a CDS encoding Crp/Fnr family transcriptional regulator, which translates to MEIQIFFIHFSYIQMIAEFNSYMSNIDIDFFKELCLKHGELRHYKKNEFILHEGDACSFFGFILSGVVKYSCTNRTENKPYNVGFSFPNEFIADYPTCLYGMKSELNIQAIIPCEIYICSSTFLQQKFKENNENQRIARIAAEQMFFQSYSRYLDLFRFTPEERYLQLLKKCPAILQMVSLKEIASYLKITPIHMSRIRRKQSFDNKK; encoded by the coding sequence ATGGAAATTCAGATATTTTTTATACATTTCTCTTATATACAAATGATAGCCGAATTCAATTCATATATGAGTAACATAGACATAGACTTCTTCAAGGAGTTGTGTCTGAAACATGGAGAGTTACGACATTATAAAAAGAATGAGTTTATTCTCCATGAAGGTGATGCCTGTTCTTTCTTCGGGTTTATCTTATCAGGCGTAGTCAAATACAGTTGCACCAACCGGACAGAAAACAAGCCGTATAATGTCGGTTTTTCCTTTCCAAATGAATTTATAGCCGATTATCCCACTTGCTTATATGGCATGAAATCAGAATTGAATATACAGGCGATAATCCCGTGCGAGATTTACATCTGTTCTTCTACATTCTTACAGCAAAAATTCAAGGAAAATAATGAAAACCAACGGATAGCCCGTATCGCAGCCGAACAGATGTTTTTCCAATCATATTCACGTTATTTGGATTTATTCAGATTCACACCGGAAGAGCGTTACCTCCAACTTTTAAAAAAATGCCCTGCAATCCTTCAAATGGTATCACTAAAAGAAATAGCATCCTACCTTAAAATTACACCCATACACATGAGCCGAATCAGACGCAAGCAAAGTTTTGACAACAAAAAATAA